The stretch of DNA ATCCGGAGACTGGTTCCGGACGGCCTCCGGCTCGCCTTTCGCGTTCCTCCGGCGCGGCGGGCGGCGCTTCCGCGTGCCGTTCGTCCGGAAGATCAGCTGGCGGGGATTGCTGAATTCGTTCAAGAAATGGATCAGAGACCCCGCGAACATCGCCACGTTCATATGGCTGGTCCTCGTGTTCATCTGCCTCTTCTTGCTCCTACTCCTCATGGCCGGAATTCTCAACGGCGCCATACCGAGCAGCACGCGGCGCAAGAAGTGGACCGAGGTCGTGAACCAGATCCTGAACGCTCTCTTCACCATCATATCCTTGTACTACTACCCGCGGCTGCTCTACCACCTGGTGCTGATCCTCCGCTGGCGGCCCGCCGACCGCCCCGAGCTGCGCAGAGTCTACTGCAAAGACGCGGCCCCCCGGCCCCGCGAGAGGCTCCACCTCATGGTCGTAGTCTCCTTGCTTCACATCACCTGCTTCGCGCAGTTCTTCTGCTGCGCGCTCTTCTGGGCCTACAACCGGCACAACCGGCCTAGCTGGGCATTGAACCTCGGCTACGGTATCGGCTCCGCATGCCCGATCATCGCAGGGATCTACACCGCCCGCAGCCCGCTCGGCAGGAAGTACGACGAGCCCGCCGAAGAGGAGTCTGCAGGAAGAGGTCAGGCAGCAGGATCATCAGACCAGACGGAATTTAGGATCTACAACCGGAGGGTCGTCGTCACGAGCCCCGAATGGATCGGCGGGCTGTTCGATTGCTGGGACGACGTGACCGTGTTCTGCCTCTCCTCCCTCTGCACCTTCTGCGTGTTCGGGTGGAACATGGAGCGGCTCGGCTTCGGGAACATGTACGTGCACATCTGCACGTTCGTTCTCCTCTGCATTGCTCCCTTCCTCATCTTCGGCATATCGGCGCTGAACATCCACAACGACACGATACAGGAAGCCGTGGAGATCTTAGGGATCGTCGTGGGCGTGTTCGGTTTGCTATACGGCGGGTACTGGAGGATTCAAATGAGGAAGAGGTTCAAGCTGCCGCCGAACCCGTTTTGCTGCGGCCGCCCGTCGGTGACCGACTGCGTTCAGTGGCTGTTCTGCTGGCCGTGTTCGTTGGCTCAGGAAGTGCGGACGGGGAATTTCTACGACGTGGAGTATCGTCGACGGTTCGCGGAGCTTTTCGTGCCCGCCGAAGCTCGGGCCGAGTTTTGGAGAGAATTtgaatggtggtggtggtggtggtgctggTGCTGCTGCTGGTGCTGGTGAGTTGCATATTGCTTTTGAGAGATCTTCTACGTATGGGGGCATCCACACCATGAGGCCTCCTCTTCCACCACTAATACAATTTGAGGATAAGTAGCTCAGGAATTTATTATGCAGCTACATAatagctttttttattttttattttcctttttctatttttcttgttCTACTGGATTTGCTCCTGTGATTGAGGAGACGCCTTTTGGTGTCAAATTACTTGTGtatttaaatcttgtttattgTAATTGGGGAATGTACATTTAAGGGTGATTAAGGTCGAATTCAAACAggttcatatttttaattagttgtGAATTCTAGTTGTTAATCTATTGCTTGAGTTGTTGTTTTAGGTCCCATTGTTGAGCTAATTGACTCAagtgaagaaaataaaaaataaaagtaaaaattgacGTCGCTTCTTCACACCGCCCAAACTGCTTAACTTTTTTATTCTCTTGGTCCTAGCCAccgctcaaaatgcttaaaactggttaaaagttttagccctattatattttatatataggactacatGGGGTCTTACAATCTCTCCCTCTTTAAGTCCAAACGTTCTTATCAGGCTCAGAttcacaagtatcaggcgatgtgagacttgtcttgcTAGCCTAAACTTACATTCGGATGAGCTGCGCTCCACCAACAACAATTAACAGTatgagagcctcgctctccCCGCTGTATAATTTTGGCTTAGCCGAGACTCATCCCACActtcggctggtaattggctctaatactaactgtgacgccccaacttctcaGAGAGTCACACATCTTAAGATTACTCtagtcctagcacgcttaactctcttaatctcttaggTCTAGCCACctctcaaaatatttaagccggattaaaagttttaaccctattatattttatatagaacTACGTGGGGTCTCACAAATAATATAGCAGAAGTCTCTAATATGATTAAGTCACAACATGAGAAAGCTCAATCACCCCCTACTATTTGTATCTGAAGGATGCAATGTGCTAGTCTGTTAGTgcaaattattaatttcaaaagctcaagctgttagaaatatacaactaattgacttaaagcgtatagataaAACTTCCACAAGTTTAGCTTGTGGCTCGGTCCAATCAGACTTATGCTACTTCTAACATGACTCGACTTAACCCGGTCTTCCACAGTTTctaatatgactcggcccaacctggCCTTCTGTCGTATGGTAGGATATTGGTCTCTTTGAGCCAATACAATGGCTGAAATGAACTGCAGCAATTTTCGTGTTGTACGATTTGGACTTGGGCTTTTCAGTTTTATCTCGATTTGGGCCTTAGAAGTCACTTCATAGGTATAAGTCCACATTTCCCAAAATACTAGGCCTGTCACAAAGACTTGGATCTAGACCCAAGACTACGTGGGCCGACCCAAGTTCGACTTTTTCGGGCTCGGTTGTTGCTCTCTAAATCTGAGATCTCTCCACCTgatatatagagaaaaaaaaaaaaaattttcggagtccaagtaaagaaacaaaaataaaaataaaatagtctATATCCTATAATAAAACAGTTCTATGAAATCATATGAAACTCTCGGATGAGTTTTTCTTCTATTAAAGGATAACCTCATTGTTTGTATTTGTTAGAAGCCAGCTTAATAAGCACATAGGAAACCGAGTCAAGCAAGCACATATTCGTAATCGTCATTATCGATATCCTTTTAGTTTATGCATCCAAAAAAGTAATAATCCAAGGACTAAAGCGTGTTATTATTGCATATTAAAAAAGCTCATCCacattaatatatttaatgtaGCCAACACTAAATGTGGTTTTAAGTTTGAGGTCGTACATGACAAAAATGCGCTCATTCCCACCTGTTCCCACCGACCATTaacctaataatataatatcaacTATCACTTGTGTGTTGTGTCCACATATAATTAACGCACCTAATAATAATGGTATCTTTACAAGGAAATCCACAAatagaaattaattttcaaaaggaTATTCTAAACTTTCAAAAAGGAGCACATCAAAAGGTGCAATCTGATTCAGAATCGCActtgaaaaaaagaataaagagttgTAGTTAGCTTGGTAGGTAAAATTAAGCTTAATTCGGTGGACAATTAACCATTTTCTCTGTTCTATTGCTAGTAGTTTTTAGACTTTTCGAGTTCAAAATGCAAGCTTTACCTAAGTATTGAAAGGGACGTGACAAATTAGTGATGAATATTTTTGCTTCATAGCCTGTTGTCCAATAACTAAATGATTTAGTTGCTTGCGCCCAACTGCACTACAGAGAATTTTCTACGTAAAAGTTTTCTCGTAAATATTTACCGAAccttttgaaacttttttttattattataaataagccgtttaaaatctaattatttttgataaagtGCGtgaataatttgatcatttcaaCCCCCCACATCACTGTAGTTGTCATGTTCTCGCTCACCCATAATTTTATAGGATCCAtgcatctcttttcttttcttctaaatACGAGATAATGTGTATTTTAAAGAGTTGTGCTCATTATATAGCAAATTCCTTATTTGTTTTCCTAAAAACAAAGGAAATTACGTGCTCctcattttctaaaaaaaaatttgaattatccTCATTGATTTGTTGTAATTAGCTCCATGGAAAGAGACAGTACTTAGGAGTTTTGCTTGTAATTTTGTCTTAGTCCATTGCTTTCATTTTGGAGAATTCcatttttataactaatctaTATTAGATAAACCTCGATACTAATCAGGATTATCTTTATCCGCATCTCATGAACCACATATTAATTCTTTATTACTTTTGGGATGCTTTGGAGATATATTAGTGTTTAATCTCCTCTTTAATTGTGAGAATATAAAAACCATATCACATTGAGAGAAATATTGAAAGGTACTTGAGCTCACAAATTATTAAGAGATAAATTGTATTACGTACATAACACTTCTCCACAAGTAATTAATGCCCTTTTATAAGAAACTCCAATTGCCTCACAAGAAACAAAGGATTTTATATTAATAACTAAGCTTAGAATTAATTAGTAACTAGTTAATTTTTAGACGTTATTGATCAAAGGCAACGATTAATCGAAATAGGGtggtttgtaaaataatttgCAGCTTTTTCTTGACTTAGCCGGCACGATATGCTAATCTAACCCAATCCGGTTCATGTTACATTTAGATCAAGTAGAAACAGGAGTAAAACCAAATAGATTATAAGTAGCTCAAGATGAACTAAATGATACTCATTGGCACAAACATAATTAaaggattcttttttttttttggttataaaGTCTTAGGCTACTCGATCACCCACATTGAATCATGCATCCATTCATCACAAACATAGTGACGAATTATGATAGTCCTACTTTCAAATTCATTAGGGATAAAACTTCAGTCTggatgaaataaacgaagcgggtagcgtgctacatatctctctcaaaaacaaaaaaaaaaaacttcagtcTGGATCTCCCTAACAACGTCTCGTTAGGAAGCTCTCGATCCGCCGTCATGtattaattttatcttcatcCAGTGATTCGTTAGATATTTCTTAATattaaaagtcaaaaaaaaaaaatctagagaaAAAGATTATATCCTATGGATAGAGATAAATGGCAACAGATTAAAGTATCTTAGTAAGTCGCCGTTGAAAAGTTCCCTACTCGAGTTTTATTCATCCACTTGCGTGGGAATGAAATACCAATTTTTTCATGCTCATACGCTTCAcaggttttgtttttgtttgttattAAAGTTGTTTGTTCTACTGCCAAACAATACTAttgatgtatatatgtacaataataataagggaaaacttcaaaaacctctcTTGTGATTTCGTAATTTCTTactttgcctccctgtggtttaaagtgtatcaatttctccccctgtggtttcgtttttatcttttcagtaattttttcgttaatatttcattaaattatataaaaaaaattttagatacctatctagatttatcaaatatttattttaatatcctttaattttaaccttattgttgatttaaaaaaataataaaattgataaaaaaaagagaaaaaagaaaccataggggggcaaattgatacattttaaaccacagaggggcaaaataagaaactacaaaaccacagaaagaatttttgaaattttttataataataataataataataataaccaactGTTCTAAATAATGATAGAATAAGAACAGGATTAAAGTTCGCGCTACATATCTATAACAGTGTACTAGGCAGAGGGACCTGCAGTTATGATAGCGTGTGTTCTCTATTAATTAACACCTTACGCGTGTACGCGTatgcatatgcatatatatcCATCAATACCCGTGGGATGTTACATTCACACGTCGGTACTCCTCATCTTATCCCCATTTGCTCCATGAGGTTTCCGCGAACcttctataataataataaaaaatatttattttctaatatatttattgtatatttattatttctaatttcCACCAGTATTTAATTAATGCTTATGCAGTATTAGTGTTTTTGTTCCCATTTGGCTTCATTTGATTTCGATATAAgtaaaaactttttatttcaataatagTTATAAATTGTGGTACAAGCGAGAactagataaattttatatttggataaaattgggttgttttttggaataaaaaaatagcgcgcgtttggatagataagatagaataagaggaatagtggatagttataaataaaaaataataatattgcccTATATAGcacatttaaatttaagtttttaaatttcttatttatatttttttaatttaaattttatcttttaaattttaaaatccaaaattaaaattttaaattttaaattttaaaatagtaaatttaaattttacaaattaaaattttaaattttaaagttaacattttaaatttaaaaatttaaattttaaataaaattaaaatttaaaaatataaaatttaaatttaaaaaattaaaatttaaaattttaaaattttaaagtttaatattaagatttttaatttaatttaatttaattataaaattttatatttaattttttaaaaaatattttatctttttaaaaagttttaggGATCGGAACAATTTGTTCCCACCTCTATTCCATGctatgggtgggaacaagctgtTGCCACCcatagcgtttgggtataaagggggattACTCGTACCAAACAGTATCAAAGAGGATGTGgccattatatatacataaggtAGAGACATAATTCCATCCACTAATATATATGATAGGACTTATTGGTTCTATTATTGACTATCATGTGACTAAGGATTTCAGAGGTACTTAATCATCACCCATTTGTAACAGAACAATATTATTCACACATCgaaaaatatagatatactTTACACATCATTTGCACAGAAAATGGTATTGACTCACTAATCACATTAAATAACTACAGTAAAAGCATATATAGGACACGTTGGATGGGtgcaatataaaatatagaccCATTTTTAGGTCTATGAATAGTATTGGCAACATAGGTACaggtaaaataatttttctctcttcttttctcttattttgcTTTTTAAATGGATAAAACGGTTTATTttcctaaataaaattttgacaaatcTAAATCTGAACCTGAAAAGCGAACATTTCCTTTAATTAGATAGTAGATGAATTGATAGGGTATACGCACGGCATTTTCTGGATATACTGATGCCATTTGAACCAACCTATTTCTTATTCCTTAGAAAAGCGAACATCTCCTTTAATCAGACAGTAGATAAATTGATAGGGTATAGGCACAAATTCTGATGCCAGTTGAAGCATCCTATTTCTTTGTCCTTAGACACAAATTCTAGCTTCCTTTTGTACCATTTCGTTAACTTTCAATCTTCATCACTCgagtgaattttattttattttaacctaaaatttaatattttaaaatcattagTTGGAAGTTTGAAGTTAAATTATTAGTTACTAAACATGTACTTAgactttctcttcttttttttttggccagtAACAATTGAAACCCATAAACTCAAAATCATATAGAACTTATGTAGTGTAGTACATTTGAGGGCACAATCTGAATTGTTCATCTTAAAGTAATTCATATAggattgtaaattttaaaacatttatattgaattttaatttctcaTCACATTGTTgcaataaattataagatattGATTGCAACATAAGGATCCCTAAGTCATGGACACTTGAAATAGTATCTAGCTAGGTTGGACCAATACCTAGCCATGTAAAATAGTGACCCATATATGGATTATGGACCACACAAATTAATTGAGTTAACCAATTGATCAAATTGGCTACTCTTTTGTGGGGATGGAGATTAATTGGCACGTGCATATCAACACCTTGGTAGTTGATTGAAGCCCCTGCCTTAATTATAACCAAAATTctattataagaaaaaataattgagcGTGTTCCTTTACATTTGTTTTgtttaaatagaagaaaatttattatttataatgttatttgTAGATCGTTGACGCTAATCAtaagtagaaaaagaataataaatttatttcagaTATACATGTAATTACGATTCTTACTAGTATTGAATGTAACTCGATCCATTCTGACCTCCAGGATAGAATGCTAACCTGTCCACCAAAGATCCCTCTCCCTTCTCCACGCTTAAATGCCTCCACATATTTGTACATTGTGCGGAAATTGGTTTCATATGAAACCAGTGAttactctaaaatttaaatagctaaaataataatcttttaATAATGCATATTTAACAAGAAATATTCATGTTCTTCCTCAACATATTTCCTCCTCAAATAAAAATTGATGTCACGTTCTCGTCACATAACTTCAAGTGAGGTGGCATGGACCAATAATAAGTTTCGGAGTactcaatcaatcaatcaatagGGCCAATACTATTATGCGCTCAAAACACAAGCTCTTATTTATTTGAGGCCATTGCCTTCTAAGTAATTTTCGATTTTctgatttatcttttttaaaaattaatattaaaaatactttttttacgttttaatctatttcaaatatattcctaaaattaaaatttattaatgaactctattatctttatgaaattactattatgccctttcaaatatatccttttaTCAGTaccgattttttttatttgcccttaagttaggagtacaaaaagtattttattttttagccttttcaaatatacttttctaccatcaccaatattttttatttgcccttaagttaaggacaaaagtggtattttaattttattaactgtggtagatatttaactcacgtttaacccaagttaatttAACGAGTGATAATTATagggatattttggaataacgaagaaacatatgagaggtatattggaaagaaaaaaaaagtatgaataaatgagatattttcgaagttttgaaaGGTGTATTGGCGATTAtccctatttatttttatttggggACCACAAAGAACACAAACTCACCTTCCCCAATTGCCACACCCcaaataaatgttaaaaattttgtcacttaaaatgaaaaaaatacaaaccCACATAATACAAATCCAACTATAGTTAGGTCACACAGTCACACTCTAAAATGACCCACAAATCTAATCATCATTGTCCTTGTGAAAGCTACCCACTAAATGGCCTTCCCTATACAGCATAGCCCAGATGCGCACTCCACAGCTGAGATTAATTAGCATTGGCCATCAATAATcgtgcaaattaattaatatgttgTACATGCTAAATTAAACTTTACCATGATAAGTGGTTTACACGCATAACCGCACCTTATATAGATTTATTACAAATTCAAGCAAAGCATCAACTCCCCAACACAAACCCACGGATACAAGCAAAGTATTTCCAGCACTATTATATGCTCCTCCTCCCACAATTTTAGCATGGAGAAAGTGTTGCATGAACCATGTTCACCGTGTTAAGCTATATATTGATGGTCATTGGTCATTTCAATTTGATCCCTAGTATTTTATGTCCCTCTCGTATTTTCCATTCCAATCCATATAAAGCCGAAAATCCCTCACgatttaaaagtaaaaacaaaatatcGACCGTttctagcacaagtggcaaaagatttaatGGTTAATACACGAAGTCTctagtttgaattctagttgattcatatttttcagctaagtttatttataaaaaaataaacgaagcgggtagcatgctatctttctctctttctcaaaaaaaaaagtaaaaactaaaatttgagatataatatttaagaattaatttcatacaggtccatacaaaaatagtaaatattttcAACTTATATCTTTCtagtttgttatcgttagagaactattggtttttttaattttatcatcataaatatatctctctaaaaattataataatataatataagagaggtaaaaatatcaaaaattaatcagaattaaatatttaacctgtgattaactaaaattttctaacgaattctaatggTAGGagtacataaaaattaaattttgtaaaaatatatttatcatttatcaTGTTTGCAGAGACaagtatgaaattaacccaatatTTAATGAGATTGCCGCAACCTGGTCGACAAAGAATCTGTCCCTCACACCGAGCTCAGGCAACAATTTTCGATTTCCCTAGTGGTCAAAATTTGTGGGCCCACCGGAGTAGCTTCGTCGAAGGTGGGCCCCACCCCCTCCCAATGAGACCTACTTTTCCCACCGATTTCCCCCACCCCCGTTCTCTATATAAAGGGGAGCCCCTCACTTCCGTTTCAATTCCCCTTCCCCCAGATTCAGATTCAACAGCAACAAGTTCCATTTCGTCCTCCTTTCGCTCCGCCActtcaaagagagagagggagagagaagagagcctAACCGGGGCTCATACAGGAGCTGGCTAACGCACATGAGTCCGAGCCCAAGCCCGAGTGGGAGTCGGAGCGGAACAAGCGGCGGGTGCGGGAGCTGTACGCGGCCCTGAACGCGCGCGACGCGGAGGCGGTGCACCGGCTGCTGAAGCGGGACATCGAGTGGTGGTTCCATGGGCCCCCCGCGCACCAGCACATGATGCGCCTGCTCACCGGCGCCGACGCCTCCGACCCCAACCCCGACGACTTCGTGTTCGAGCCCGACTCCATCGACGCCTTCGGCCCCACCGTCCTCGCCGAGCGCGCCGACCCCGCCCGCTCCCTCTACTGGGTCCACGTCTGGACGGTGGGCCCCGATGGGGTGATCACCCACGTCCGCGAGTACTTCAACACCGACCTCACCGTCACCCNcccctccccctcctccgccaaGAAGAAGTCGCCGCCCACCTCCCACTACTGCGCCCGCGCCCCGCTTTGGCAGAGCAAGCTCAGCGACACCGCCCGCAAGTCCCTCCCGGGCCTCGTCCTCgccatataatatataatatatcggAATATAAAACCGGCCCGAACACCCCGCTATATATATAGCTCGCCATTTATGCCTATGAGTGGGGGTTAATTTGCTAAGTTCGGATTAAtagtaactatatatatatatatatatatatactacatagtttggtttttaaagaataagtCGAGTCTCTGTAGATCGCGTGATGAGGATGAGAAAGCCCTGTGGTGTAGGATCTTCATCGTATGTGTGCTACTGCTACTACTATGCTGTGTTCTCCTCCtgcgataataataataataataataaaagatgtTTGTGTGGTTGTTCTCAtgaaaaagaagataaagatcgaatttatttattattatcttcAAGGTATGTATGTTCTTGGAATAAGCAGGAAGAGGGTAACAAAGCGGGAGATTATATAATCGAAGCATTTGTGATATATATGAGAAGAAACCTATCACAGCTGTTATAATTAGTAAACGCTAGCTGATAAATTAACTATTATTGTTTGGTGAAGTCCTAAAATTACAAGACTTAACACCATACATAATTACACTGGTATAATACTCTATTATTACaaactctttaattaattaattgattattatttaaactactggacttttatttttctttttttttgtgttttttcgATTAGATGAATACTGCTTAATAGTTTGTCACGAGATTCCTTTGGTCGGCTCGGGACGGAGCCGGAAAAAGTAAATGTTCATCGGCTTCCACAAAGCACGAATTTTATTGGGCTGGGGCTTTTGGTATCTtgtttggttcggagttaagaaaaaattaattactccAGTAATAGAATTAAGTTTAGGATTAAGGTGgagttagagtatttttgtgtttggttggggattggagttagtctagtgaaaaatagtatttgtttGGAGTAGGTGGGACAAGAAGGATAGTaggttattatgaataaaaaataatgtttggttggagtttagTGGGGTTAtgtgggattagctaatccggGATAATCCATGTGGATTAGCTAACTCCACccatttttagaagtgtttgggAATAAAATGGAGATTAagaggttattccaccccttaacccccaaccaaacggaggcAATTAATAGAGTTTGGAATATATCCCCTCAATCAACATCTGCTTTAGAATTCTCACTCCAAATGTGAGATGCCGggtaattctatatataaaatatgattgGACTAAACCTCTGATCCCGCTGACCCTGCTGTAACGGTTTCTCGTGCACAACGTCGGTTAAGACTAGCGGAGAAAAAAATGTGAGATTtcaaataattctatatataaaatataatagagctaaaccTCTTAATCCGGATATAGTATATTGGGCAGTGGTTAGATCCAAAAGGTTAAGAAAATTAAGTATGCTAGAACTGAAGTAGTTCTCGGATGGATAACCCCTGAAAGTGGGGTTGTATATAAATCCACTTTTCCATTAAAATTGAAAAGATGAGAGATAAATCCAActaataaaaattacaattttttgcTTTTCGGTTTTCTATTCTCAAGCAGCTCCTGGATCTCTTAATCTCCATGCAGATCGAATTTGGAAAGCTATAATTACGTTCAGAGGATCTCATGTGAAAATTTCacacgagaaaaaaaaaaaaagaaaagaagagagagagcaatcATATATTGCCCCTATCCGTTGCACCAATACATCTCGTATGTCATTCGACTAAATTTCTATAACAAATGTTTCAAAactaaaatctaattaattttgtattatatcCCAAAGACCTACAACTCACTAATAATAAATTTGAACATCTATTTTTAAACAATATTCTTTTTCATACATtaaataatattctataatAACAAAGAGCGAAGGGAGTTTTTGTACGTATCCGTTGAGTTGCTTTCGCAATAAGTTGTTTCTGCTGATGCAAGAAGAAGCTGAACCTAGCTGTTGAGAAAAGTCGCTCCTTACGGTCCATTTACCGACACCGCCGACCAAAGAAAcccatggtttttttttttttttttttaaaaaaaaaaaaaaaaaaaaaaaaaaaaaaaaaaaaaaaaaaaaaaaaaaaaaaaaaacctcattttTGCTTAATGAGTCCCTGAACTATTAGTCAAATCATACTTTTCAATTAGATTTTGAGGTTCCAAACATTTAAAACTACTTTGTTTTGAGATTTCTCTTTATCATTTATTATCCACTCCCTAGTGGCATGAACGAACATAATCATATTTCAGTTCTACTAATCCGGATACAGAACCTTTGCACGAAATTGGCAATAATTTTCACCTAACAAAAGGTAACGCTAAGTATTAATTAAAGCACTTTTAACAATTCAAATGTatcaaatgtcaaatttaaaatctcaatatCTTGTACTTAGTTTGGTCGGTTAGCGTTAGTTAGGACATAATTGAAGTTTATCGGAAATTAAGTCGCAGTTGCTAAGGCCGGCGATCGATTAGTGGACTAGATTGATcataaa from Ananas comosus cultivar F153 linkage group 18, ASM154086v1, whole genome shotgun sequence encodes:
- the LOC109723815 gene encoding uncharacterized protein LOC109723815 — encoded protein: MLPTTMTTTTATTAAPENGEKHKDEIEEEGGSRTRMRLSDYIPVYIPAVEQGLMTQSQHREERFLDFLRARPSGDWFRTASGSPFAFLRRGGRRFRVPFVRKISWRGLLNSFKKWIRDPANIATFIWLVLVFICLFLLLLLMAGILNGAIPSSTRRKKWTEVVNQILNALFTIISLYYYPRLLYHLVLILRWRPADRPELRRVYCKDAAPRPRERLHLMVVVSLLHITCFAQFFCCALFWAYNRHNRPSWALNLGYGIGSACPIIAGIYTARSPLGRKYDEPAEEESAGRGQAAGSSDQTEFRIYNRRVVVTSPEWIGGLFDCWDDVTVFCLSSLCTFCVFGWNMERLGFGNMYVHICTFVLLCIAPFLIFGISALNIHNDTIQEAVEILGIVVGVFGLLYGGYWRIQMRKRFKLPPNPFCCGRPSVTDCVQWLFCWPCSLAQEVRTGNFYDVEYRRRFAELFVPAEARAEFWREFEWWWWWWCWCCCWCW
- the LOC109724351 gene encoding wound-induced protein 1; this translates as MMRLLTGADASDPNPDDFVFEPDSIDAFGPTVLAERADPARSLYWVHVWTVGPDGVITHVREYFNTDLTVTXPSPSSAKKKSPPTSHYCARAPLWQSKLSDTARKSLPGLVLAI